The following proteins come from a genomic window of Dermacentor albipictus isolate Rhodes 1998 colony chromosome 8, USDA_Dalb.pri_finalv2, whole genome shotgun sequence:
- the LOC139049029 gene encoding uncharacterized protein, with the protein MVVIRAHQGLSSLVEKLEAVKSVLTIRELDLTNCILLEPKELPLHIGKCKELKYLRCVACPLRPSALLDLLLKRLPRLKVVEFTVVAETDVDSEIRELHNTASQGPGMLARNLRRIYAEVSGDLNFKLLSALLSYCPKLDELRVHFVRGNFMNALLECNAILEQGVNLETFTFSSEMPASNQRLPSKPLDLRSCTAVCANVCYRRSSNMWNCALLRDLALGCTDPLHLPEQLVLIAVHHAEGLTAEWIRLAALGHFWTNVRQLCLPLFSAQPSDCVYATAGAAYRESLRDFIYVKLQVVELNISAFHFGPDLELTALLQDGSLKHLQSLSVTPCGLRRPSALRRLAQNCPDFKELDVRFDRRGNFFQCAGCEGQLFLDRKDMLEMYEPAPVFHNALARLTLSDVHDHVSFGSSRAVLRFPCGSQAALAPRSQNTRLWVSFSPETAR; encoded by the coding sequence ATGGTGGTGATACGCGCCCACCAAGGGCTGTCTTCTCTGGTCGAGAAGCTAGAAGCTGTGAAATCGGTGCTGACTATTCGCGAACTGGACCTCACTAATTGCATTCTTCTCGAACCAAAGGAATTGCCTCTGCACATCGGCAAATGTAAGGAACTCAAATACTTGCGGTGCGTCGCCTGCCCGCTCAGGCCGAGCGCCCTGCTTGATTTATTGCTAAAACGGCTTCCGCGTCTAAAGGTAGTTGAGTTCACCGTCGTGGCTGAGACGGACGTGGACTCGGAAATAAGGGAGCTGCACAACACCGCGTCGCAAGGGCCAGGCATGCTGGCTCGCAATCTCCGCCGCATATACGCCGAAGTGAGCGGCGACCTGAACTTCAAGCTCCTCTCGGCGCTCCTGAGCTACTGCCCTAAGCTGGACGAGCTACGTGTTCATTTCGTGCGCGGAAACTTCATGAACGCGCTCTTGGAATGTAACGCCATCCTCGAACAGGGCGTCAATTTGGAAACATTCACGTTCTCTTCCGAGATGCCAGCATCCAATCAACGCCTGCCGTCCAAACCTTTGGACTTGAGGAGCTGTACAGCCGTCTGCGCCAACGTCTGCTACCGGAGGTCCAGCAACATGTGGAACTGTGCCCTACTCCGAGATCTTGCACTCGGCTGCACAGATCCCCTCCATTTGCCGGAACAGCTGGTCCTGATTGCCGTCCACCACGCAGAAGGCTTGACGGCGGAATGGATTCGCCTGGCCGCTCTTGGACACTTCTGGACGAATGTGCGCCAACTCTGTCTTCCGCTATTTTCCGCACAGCCCTCTGATTGTGTTTACGCGACGGCGGGCGCCGCGTACCGCGAAAGTCTTCGCGACTTCATCTACGTCAAGCTCCAGGTCGTCGAGCTTAACATAAGCGCGTTCCACTTCGGCCCCGACCTCGAATTGACGGCACTGCTCCAGGACGGCTCGCTGAAGCATCTGCAATCCCTCTCGGTGACCCCTTGCGGGCTTCGCCGTCCGTCAGCTCTGCGCCGTCTGGCACAGAACTGCCCGGACTTCAAAGAACTGGACGTGCGGTTCGATAGGCGGGGTAACTTCTTTCAGTGCGCCGGCTGCGAGGGTCAGTTATTCCTCGATCGCAAAGACATGTTAGAAATGTACGAACCCGCCCCCGTGTTTCACAATGCGCTTGCCAGGCTTACTCTCAGTGACGTGCATGACCACGTGTCCTTTGGTTCATCGAGAGCTGTCCTGCGGTTTCCGTGCGGCTCTCAGGCTGCCCTAGCCCCTCGGAGTCAGAATACACGTCTTTGGGTCAGCTTCTCGCCAGAAACAGCTCGCTGA
- the LOC139048992 gene encoding uncharacterized protein, with amino-acid sequence MVVIRAHQGLSSLVEKLESTKYLRAIRSLDLTNCILLEPSELPLHIGKCKGLQYLRCVACPLRPSALLDLMLQWLPRLKEVEFTLVAETDVDSEIREVHNTAAQVPGTLALSLRRMYAEVSGDINFKLLSALLSYCPKLDELRVHFVRGNFMNALLECNTMLQQGVNSETFTFSSEVPASNQRLPSTPLDFTSCAAVCANVCYQRSSNMWNCVLLRDLAVVYTNPIHLPQQLVLVAVHHAEGITAEWFSLAGFGHFWTKVRELCLLLFPAQPSDGVYATAGAMYRDSLRDFISVKLQQVVELNISAFHFGPDLDLTALVQDGSLEHLRSLSATPCGLRRPSALHRLAQNCPDFKELDVRIERKGSFVQCAVCEGEFYNDPKNKPEMQDGGPVFHNALARLTLSDVHGPMSLWFIETCPAVSVRVSDCPSPSLTDYPYLGRLLARNSSLNCLVLRHDALPIDEACLMEAISLIGRLQYLCLLSAVTLLDSIADVCVQTLSDSLKSHIKCVHVHYQNSTDGTEKRITWMKQLRAPSGGVLVRDGPCSLYCSTATFIGLAKPLNRDFKEIMY; translated from the exons ATGGTGGTGATACGCGCCCACCAAGGGCTGTCTTCTCTGGTCGAGAAGCTAGAATCTACGAAATACCTGAGAGCTATCCGCTCACTCGACTTGACGAATTGCATTCTTCTCGAACCCAGCGAATTGCCTCTACACATCGGCAAATGTAAGGGACTTCAATACCTGCGGTGCGTTGCGTGCCCACTCAGGCCGAGCGCCCTGCTCGATTTAATGCTACAATGGCTTCCGCGTCTGAAGGAAGTTGAGTTCACCCTCGTGGCTGAGACGGACGTGGACTCGGAAATAAGGGAGGTGCACAACACCGCGGCGCAAGTGCCAGGCACCCTGGCTCTCAGTCTCCGCCGCATGTACGCCGAAGTGAGCGGCGACATAAACTTCAAGCTTCTCTCGGCGCTCCTCAGCTACTGCCCTAAGCTGGACGAGCTGCGTGTTCATTTCGTGCGCGGAAACTTCATGAACGCGCTCCTGGAATGTAACACCATGCTTCAACAGGGCGTCAATTCGGAAACATTCACGTTCTCTTCCGAGGTGCCAGCCTCCAATCAACGCCTGCCGTCCACACCGTTGGACTTCACGAGCTGCGCGGCCGTCTGCGCCAACGTCTGCTACCAGAGATCGAGCAACATGTGGAACTGTGTTCTACTCCGAGATCTCGCTGTCGTGTACACAAATCCCATCCATTTGCCGCAACAGCTGGTCCTGGTTGCTGTCCACCACGCAGAAGGCATCACGGCGGAATGGTTTAGCCTGGCCGGCTTTGGACACTTCTGGACGAAAGTGCGAGAACTCTGCCTTCTGCTGTTTCCGGCACAGCCCTCCGATGGTGTTTACGCGACAGCGGGCGCCATGTACCGCGACAGTCTTCGCGACTTCATCTCCGTCAAGCTCCAGCAGGTCGTCGAGCTTAACATAAGCGCGTTCCACTTCGGCCCCGACCTCGACTTGACAGCACTAGTCCAGGACGGCTCACTGGAGCATCTGCGATCCCTCTCCGCGACCCCTTGCGGGCTTCGCCGCCCGTCTGCTCTGCACCGTCTGGCGCAGAACTGCCCCGACTTCAAAGAACTGGACGTCCGCATCGAAAGGAAGGGTAGCTTCGTTCAGTGCGCTGTCTGCGAAGGTGAGTTCTACAACGATCCCAAAAACAAGCCGGAAATGCAAGACGGCGGCCCCGTGTTTCACAATGCGCTTGCCAGGCTTACCCTCAGTGACGTGCATGGCCCTATGTCCCTTTGGTTCATCGAGACCTGTCCAGCGGTTTCCGTGCGGGTATCAGACTGCCCTAGTCCCTCGCTCACAGACTACCCGTATTTGGGTCGGCTGCTCGCCAGAAACAGCTCGCTGAATTGTCTCGTGCTTCGGCACGATGCCCTGCCCATCGACGAGGCGTGTCTAATG GAAGCCATCTCCCTCATCGGCCGCCTGCAGTACCTGTGCCTTCTGTCGGCGGTGACGTTACTGGACAGTATCGCCGACGTATGCGTGCAGACGTTAAGCGACAGCCTGAAGTCTCACATAAAgtgtgtacacgttcactaccAAAACTCTACCGACGGCACCGAGAAGCGCATCACGTGGATGAAGCAGCTTCGCGCTCCAAGCGGTGGCGTCCTGGTTCGAGATGGTCCCTGCTCCCTCTATTGTTCGACGGCTACGTTCATAGGACTCGCCAAGCCGCTGAATCGTGACTTCAAAGAGATCATGTATTGA
- the LOC139048993 gene encoding uncharacterized protein, protein MVALRAHQGLSSLVEKLEAVKSLLAIRALDLTNCILLEPNELPLHIAKCTGLQILQCVACPLRPSALLHLMLNRLLRLKEVEFTLVAETDVDSEIMEVHRTASQVPGILALNLRRMYAEVSGDLNFKLLSALLRYCPLLEELHVHFVGGNFINALLECNAILEQGVNLETFTFSSEVPASFQCLPPTALDFTSCATVCANVSYQRSSNMWNCVLIRDLAVGYTNPLHLPQQLVLVAVHNAEGCTPEWIGLAALKHFWTNVRQLCLLLLPAQPSDGAYATAGVAYRDSLHDFISVKLQQVVELNISAFHFGPDLDLTALLQDGSLEHLQSLSATPCGLRRPSALRRLAQNCPDFKELDVRYDRRGSFVRCAVCEGEFLLDHEDMLEMNEDVPVFHNALARLTLSDVHVRFFLWFVEACPAVSVRLSDCPSPSHPDYPSLGQRLARNSSLRCLVLRHHVLPFGDACLLENISRIHHLQYLCLLSAAPLQDNDAAESLQAFSARLKPHIKCVHVHYRSSTDGIEKRITWMKRARAPTGGVLVRDGPCLLYCSTATFIGLSKPLNRDYKQIM, encoded by the exons ATGGTGGCGCTACGCGCCCACCAAGGGCTGTCTTCTCTGGTCGAGAAGCTAGAAGCTGTGAAATCACTATTGGCTATCCGCGCACTCGACCTCACAAATTGCATCCTTCTCGAACCCAACGAATTGCCTCTACACATCGCCAAATGTACGGGACTCCAAATTTTGCAGTGCGTCGCCTGCCCGCTCAGGCCGAGCGCCTTGCTCCACTTAATGCTAAACCGGCTTCTGCGTCTAAAGGAAGTTGAGTTCACCCTCGTGGCTGAGACGGACGTGGACTCGGAAATAATGGAGGTGCACAGAACAGCGTCGCAAGTGCCAGGCATCCTCGCACTCAATCTCCGCCGCATGTACGCCGAAGTGAGCGGCGACCTCAACTTCAAGCTCCTCTCGGCGCTCCTGAGATACTGCCCGTTGCTCGAGGAGCTCCATGTTCATTTCGTGGGCGGAAACTTCATAAACGCGCTCCTGGAATGTAACGCCATCCTCGAACAGGGCGTCAATTTGGAAACATTCACGTTCTCTTCCGAGGTGCCAGCCTCCTTTCAATGCCTGCCGCCCACAGCGTTGGACTTCACGAGCTGCGCGACCGTCTGCGCCAACGTCAGCTACCAGAGGTCGAGCAACATGTGGAACTGTGTCCTAATCCGAGATCTCGCTGTCGGGTACACAAATCCCCTCCATTTGCCGCAACAGCTGGTCCTGGTTGCCGTCCACAACGCAGAAGGCTGCACGCCGGAATGGATTGGCCTTGCCGCCCTTAAACACTTCTGGACGAACGTGCGCCAACTCTGTCTTCTACTACTTCCGGCACAGCCCTCCGACGGTGCTTACGCCACGGCTGGCGTCGCGTACCGCGACAGTCTTCACGACTTCATCTCCGTCAAGCTCCAGCAGGTCGTCGAGCTTAACATAAGCGCTTTCCACTTCGGACCCGACCTCGACTTGACGGCACTACTCCAGGACGGCTCGCTGGAGCACCTGCAATCCCTCTCGGCGACCCCTTGCGGGCTTCGCCGCCCGTCAGCTCTGCGCCGTCTAGCACAGAACTGCCCTGACTTCAAAGAACTGGACGTGCGCTACGATAGGCGGGGCAGCTTCGTTCGGTGCGCCGTCTGCGAGGGTGAGTTCCTCCTCGATCACGAAGACATGTTGGAAATGAACGAAGACGTGCCCGTCTTTCACAATGCGCTTGCAAGGCTGACTCTAAGTGACGTGCATGTCCGTTTCTTCCTTTGGTTCGTCGAGGCTTGCCCAGCGGTGTCGGTGCGGCTGTCAGACTGCCCTAGTCCTTCGCACCCAGACTACCCGTCTTTGGGTCAGCGCCTGGCCAGAAACAGCTCGCTGAGATGTCTCGTGCTTCGCCACCATGTCCTGCCCTTCGGCGACGCGTGTCTGCTG GAAAACATTTCCCGCATCCACCACCTGCAGTACTTGTGCCTTCTGTCAGCGGCGCCATTACAGGACAATGACGCCGCGGAATCCCTGCAGGCATTCAGTGCCCGTCTCAAGCCTCACATAAAgtgtgtacacgttcactaccgaAGCTCTACCGACGGCATCGAGAAGCGGATCACGTGGATGAAGCGGGCTCGCGCTCCAACCGGTGGCGTCCTGGTTCGAGACGGTCCCTGCTTGCTGTATTGTTCGACGGCGACGTTTATAGGACTCAGCAAGCCGCTGAATCGTGACTACAAACAGATCATGTAG